The Jeotgalibacillus haloalkalitolerans DNA segment GTTGACCAGACACATAAATGAAAATTCTTCACCATCAAGAAAGTCTTCTACCACAATTTTTGCAGATGAAGCACCAAAACGGTTGTGTTCAAGCATATCTTCAGCAGCTGCCAGTGCGTCTGCTTCAGTCATTGCCACAACGACACCTTTCCCTGCAGCAAGACCATCCGCTTTAATCACAATAGGCGCCCCTTTTTTCTTTATGTAATCAGACGCCTCCCGGAAGCTAGTGAATGTTTCATAGCCTGCGGTTGGAATGCTGTACTTTTCCATCAGCTCTTTTGCAAATGCCTTACTGCCTTCAATTGCAGAAGCTTTTTGAGTCGGTCCGAACACTTTCAGTCCTTCTGCTAAAAACAGATCGGTTAACCCCTCAGCTAGCGGCTGCTCCGGTCCGATCACAGTCAGTGCAATATCATTCTTTTTTGCGAACTCCACAAGTTTCTGCTGATCTGTCTCTTCAATCTCGATACATTCAGCATGTGCTGCAATTCCTGCATTCCCAGGGGCACAAAAAACCTTACTGACTGATTCATCCTGATAAAATTTATAGCAAAGCGCATGCTCGCGTCCTCCGCGTCCAACCACAAGTACATTCATCTAAATTCCTCCAGTAATCTTATTTTTCCTGACTTATATTTAAAAAGAGCCGGCCTCAAAAAGAAGCCGGCTAAAAATATTCTGTAAGCGGCTTTGACATGGACCTCTTACGCAAATAGAAAAGTTTCAATCATAGTTACTCAAAACAAATTAATGCTTAAAGTGGCGTACGCCTGTCATGACCATAGCAATGCCATACTCATCAGCTTTCTTAATAGAATCTTCATCCTTAATCGATCCACCCGTCTGAATAATTGCAGTGATACCGGCTTTAGCAGCCGCTTCAACTGTATCATCCATCGGGAAGAAGGCATCGGAAGCAAGTGCAGCTCCCTGTGCGCGTTCGCCTGCCTGTTCAAGCGCGATTTTAGCTGCGCCGACCCGGTTCATCTGACCAGCACCAATGCCAAGTGTCATATGCGGTTCAGCAACAACAATAGCATTCGACTTAACGTGCTTCACCACCTTCCAGGCAGTCTTCATTGCTGTCCACTCCTCATCAGTCGGTTCACGCTTTGTAACAACTTTGAGGTCAGCATCTTCGAGTGTATAGCGGTCCTGATCCTGAACAAGCAGTCCGCCTTCAACTGACGTGTAGATGTATTCATGTTTTAAATGGCGGTCAAATGGAACAGTCAGTAATCTGATATTCTTCTTCTTCGTCAGAATCTCAAGCGCATCATCTGAAAATGCCGGTGCAATGACGATCTCAAGGAAAATTTCAGCCAGCTTTTCAGCAGTTTCTTTATTCACTCCGCGGTTAAAAGCGACAATCCCGCCAAAGATGGATGTAGAATCAGCTTCAAATGCACGCTGGAAAGCCTCCTGCGGGCTATCACCGGTCCCGACTCCGCATGGATTCATATGCTTCACTGCAACAGCTGCTGCCTGATCAAAGTCCTTTACAATCTGAAGCGCTGCATCCGCATCCTTAATGTTGTTATAAGATAACTCTTTTCCATGGTGCTGTCGGGCATGGGCGATTGAGAACTCAGACCCTAACGGATTACGGTAGAATGCTGCTTTCTGGTGAGGGTTTTCACCGTATCGCAGATCCTGCTTTCGTTCATACGTGACTGTGATTCTTTCAGGATTCTCTTCGCCGGATTCCTCAGTTAAGTATTGTGCGATATAAGCATCATAAGCTGCCGTATGTCTGAAGACTT contains these protein-coding regions:
- the purH gene encoding bifunctional phosphoribosylaminoimidazolecarboxamide formyltransferase/IMP cyclohydrolase yields the protein MTKRALISVSEKAGIVEFAEQLQSLGYEILSTGGTKTLLADNGVTVKGVDEVTGFPEILEGRVKTLHPSIHGGLLAKQDQPDHQRQLQEQGIEAIDLVCVNLYPFQQTIAKPNVSFEDAVENIDIGGPTMLRAAAKNHAYLTVVVDSEDYDKVIEELKAGGVSPALKKRLAAKVFRHTAAYDAYIAQYLTEESGEENPERITVTYERKQDLRYGENPHQKAAFYRNPLGSEFSIAHARQHHGKELSYNNIKDADAALQIVKDFDQAAAVAVKHMNPCGVGTGDSPQEAFQRAFEADSTSIFGGIVAFNRGVNKETAEKLAEIFLEIVIAPAFSDDALEILTKKKNIRLLTVPFDRHLKHEYIYTSVEGGLLVQDQDRYTLEDADLKVVTKREPTDEEWTAMKTAWKVVKHVKSNAIVVAEPHMTLGIGAGQMNRVGAAKIALEQAGERAQGAALASDAFFPMDDTVEAAAKAGITAIIQTGGSIKDEDSIKKADEYGIAMVMTGVRHFKH